Proteins encoded together in one Anguilla anguilla isolate fAngAng1 chromosome 9, fAngAng1.pri, whole genome shotgun sequence window:
- the LOC118236634 gene encoding palmitoyltransferase ZDHHC9-like: MSTVMVAKKVKRKWENLPGKNTFCCDGRVMMARQKGVFYLTLFLIVGTCALFFAFECPYLAVNLSPAIPAVGAVLFLFVVAMLFRTSFSDPGVLPRALPEEATFIEMEIEAANGNVPPGQRPPPRIRNVQINNQIVKLKYCYTCKIFRPPRASHCSICDNCVERFDHHCPWVGNCVGKRNYRYFYLFTLSLSLLTIFIFAFDIVHMVMRSVDSGFVGALKQTPGTVVEVVVCFFTLWSVVGLTGFHTYLISLNQTTNEDIKGSWSGKNRVQNPYSHRNFMKNCCEVLCGPVHPSVLDRRGLMLEGLPGSTNPTAALTHVSKSKNPEAQPTKTKAEHGPDDDVKPDVSTSTTDISGLEKSPSSSEMLPSPQDLPPEPPRDNTDCAPDKEDTY, translated from the exons ATGTCGACAGTAATGGTGGCAAAGAAGGTAAAACGAAAATGGGAAAATCTCCCAGGCAAGAACACTTTCTGCTGCGATGGACGTGTGATGATGGCAAGACAGAAAGGCGTCTTCTATCTGACCTTATTTTTAATCGTCGGGACCTGCGCTCTGTTTTTTGCATTCGA GTGCCCATACCTGGCTGTCAACCTGTCCCCCGCCATCCCTGCAGTTGGAGCCGTgctcttcctgtttgtggtggCTATGTTGTTCAGGACCAGCTTCAGTGATCCTGGCGTGCTGCCTCGTGCTCTGCCAGAAGAGGCCACCTTCATTGAGATGGAGATTG AGGCGGCTAATGGGAACGTCCCGCCAGGgcagcgcccccctccccgcatCAGGAACGTTCAGATCAACAACCAGATCGTGAAGCTCAAGTACTGCTACACCTGCAAGATCTTTCGCCCTCCTCGAGCGTCCCACTGCAGCATCTGTGACAACTGCGTGG AGCGCTTTGATCACCACTGTCCCTGGGTAGGGAACTGCGTGGGCAAGAGAAACTACCGCTACTTCTACCTGTTCACCTTGTCGCTTTCGCTGCTCACCATCTTCATCTTCGCCTTCGACATTGTCCACATGGTGATGC GTTCTGTGGACTCTGGTTTTGTGGGTGCACTTAAGCAGACTCCTGGAAC ggtggtggaggtggtggtctGTTTCTTCACCTTATGGTCTGTGGTAGGACTGACTGGATTCCACACCTACCTGATCTCCCTCAACCAAACCACCAATGAAGAC ATCAAAGGTTCATGGTCAGGCAAAAATCGAGTCCAGAACCCCTACAGTCACAGGAACTTCATGAAGAACTGTTGCGAGGTGTTGTGTGGACCTGTGCACCCCAG TGTTCTGGACAGAAGAGGCCTGATGCTTGAGGGGTTGCCCGGCTCAACCAATCCCACGGCTGCTCTAACACACGTCAGCAAAAGCAAAAACCCTGAGGCACAGCCCACA AAAACCAAAGCAGAGCACGGTCCTGATGATGATGTCAAGCCTGACGTCAGCACTTCGACTACGGACATATCCGGCCTCGAGAAGAGCCCTTCCTCCTCTGAGATGTTACCCTCTCCCCAGGACCTGCCTCCTGAGCCACCGAGAGACAACACAGACTGTGCTCCAGACAAAGAGGACACCTACTAG